A portion of the Thunnus albacares chromosome 23, fThuAlb1.1, whole genome shotgun sequence genome contains these proteins:
- the LOC122975458 gene encoding solute carrier organic anion transporter family member 1C1-like, with the protein MEEAAEDRDKMTSQQALCVPEQTTSKRPGISTLKLFIVALSFAYFSKALTGTYMKSSITQIERRFDLSSTHIGLIDGSFEMGNLLFLAVVSHFGAKLHRPRLIAVGCFLMAVGAFLTGLTHFFMGRYKYDTVIQAFQNDTVNIAACVETQDVPEIQIEPSVEDSKVCVKESSSNMWIYVFLGNALRGIGETPVTPLGISYIDDFAKAENSPFYIACLQTITLLGPMFGFLLGSYCAKLYVDIGYVDMESVTITPKDARWVGAWWMGFFVSSGLLLISSIPFWFLPRSLPKQEGDKDKPTPARETFDETEDALNNNLKLTEIAKGFLPSLKRLLGTPVYFLLLCGSILKFNAFIGLFTFKPKYMEQQFGQSASRANFLIGVLNLPAVAVGIFLGGLLMKRYKLSVVSGAQLSFATSFLAYLLSLLQFGTKCDNIPVAGLTISYNGTHSVSHNSEMLFSECNRDCSCSAEEWDPVCSDSGITYISPCFAGCHSSSGYGKNTVFHNCSCVSASYPAGSSTSVRLGQCPHAKDCSRSFTSYMAVSVLSSFINSLGATPGYMVIIRCISPELKSLALGMQALVTRTLGGIPAPVYFGALIDSTCLKWSLKKCGGRGACRIYDSEMYRIIFLGLTTCLSGSSYFFIIAVIVLLRRQFRKPEQETETQRSKASKEIELQTPSKPAEDRPSAPKTPKLPLAPRVWVRIATELEEGEEVHSTEQLSPSTHNTVETTVELTPPSCGAKTEMDGLMSEEEVKDGKDKVCEEINAQVKEEELDHHIGDKNESEKEAAQIIETDNPQK; encoded by the exons AtggaagaagcagctgaggaCAGAGATAAGATGACCAGCCAGCAGGCTCTGTGTGTCCCTGAGCAGACGACCAGCAAACGTCCTGGCATCTCTACTCTCAAA TTGTTTATCGTAGCGCTGTCCTTCGCCTATTTCTCCAAGGCCCTGACAGGGACCTACATGAAGAGCTCCATCACTCAGATTGAGAGACGTTTTGACCTCTCCAGCACACACATTGGACTCATAGATGGCAGTTTTGAGATGG GCAACTTGTTATTTCTAGCCGTGGTCAGCCATTTTGGTGCAAAGCTGCATCGGCCTAGACTCATTGCTGTGGGCTGTTTCCTGATGGCTGTAGGGGCATTTCTCACCGGCCTGACACACTTCTTCATGGGGCG CTACAAGTATGACACAGTCATCCAGGCTTTCCAGAATGACACTGTGAACATCGCTGCCTGTGTGGAAACACAAGATGTGCCTGAAATTCAGATAGAGCCCTCTGTGGAAGACAGCAAAG TCTGCGTGAAAGAGTCTAGTTCCAACATGTGGATCTATGTATTCCTGGGGAACGCACTGCGGGGGATTGGAGAAACCCCAGTCACACCTCTGGGCATCTCCTACATCGATGACTTTGCTAAAGCTGAAAACTCCCCCTTCTACATAG CTTGTCTCCAGACTATTACTCTCCTGGGCCCCATGTTTGGTTTCCTCCTGGGCTCCTACTGTGCCAAACTATATGTTGACATTGGCTATGTTGATATGG AGAGTGTGACCATTACTCCTAAAGATGCCCGCTGGGTGGGCGCCTGGTGGATGGGCTTCTTTGTGTCCTCTGGCCTCCTGCTCATCTCCAGCATTCCCTTCTGGTTCCTCCCCCGCTCACTGCCCAAGCAGGAGGGAGATAAAGACAAGCCAACTCCCGCCCGAGAAACCTTTGATGAGACAGAGGATGCCCTCAACAACAACCTCAAACTAACTGAAATTGCAAAAG GGTTTCTTCCCTCGCTGAAGCGTCTGTTGGGAACTCCTGTCTACTTCCTGCTCCTTTGTGGCAGCATCCTGAAGTTCAACGCCTTCATCGGCCTGTTCACCTTCAAACCCAAATACATGGAGCAACAGTTTGGACAATCTGCATCCAGAGCCAACTTCCTCATAg GTGTGCTGAACCTGCCAGCAGTGGCAGTGGGGATCTTCCTGGGAGGGCTGCTGATGAAGAGGTATAAGCTGAGCGTGGTGTCAGGGGCTCAGCTCTCCTTTGCCACATCCTTCCTGGCGTACCTCCTCTCATTGTTGCAGTTTGGCACCAAGTGTGACAACATTCCCGTGGCTGGGCTCACCATCTCATACAACGG GACGCACAGTGTATCACACAACAGTGAAATGCTCTTCTCAGAGTGTAACAGAGACTGCTCGTGTTCAGCAGAGGAGTGGGACCCCGTGTGCTCAGACAGCGGCATCACCTATATCTCTCCGTGTTTTGCCGGCTGCCACAGCTCCAGTGGATACGGCAAGAACACA gtttttcacaactgcagctgtgtgtctgCCTCCTACCCAGCAGGCAGCAGCACGTCAGTGAGGCTGGGCCAGTGCCCCCATGCTAAGGACTGTAGCCGCAGTTTCACCTCCTACATGGCTGTGTCTGTTCTCAGCTCCTTCATCAACTCTCTGGGAGCCACTCCTGGCTACATGGTCATCATACG ATGTATCTCACCAGAGCTTAAATCCCTTGCACTGGGTATGCAGGCCTTGGTAACTAGGACTCTTG GTGGAATTCCTGCACCAGTATATTTCGGAGCCCTGATTGATTCAACTTGCCTGAAATGGTCGCTCAAGAAGTGTGGTGGCAGAGGGGCGTGTCGCATTTATGACTCTGAAATGTACAG GATCATCTTCCTGGGTCTTACCACTTGTCTCAGTGGTTCCTCCTATTTCTTTATCATCGCCGTTATAGTCCTCCTCAGACGTCAGTTCAGGAAGCCAGAGCAAGAAACAGAGACGCAGCGATCAAAAGCTTCAAAGGAAATTGAACTTCAGACCCCATCAAAGCCTGCCGAGGACCGACCCAGTGCTCCTAAAACTCCCAAGCTCCCTCTTGCCCCCAGAGTTTGGGTAAGGATTGCAACAGAactggaggagggagaggaggttCACAGTACAGAGCAGCTCTCTCCCTCCACTCATAACACAGTGGAGACCACTGTTGAGCTCACTCCTCCTAGTTGTGGAGCTAAGACAGAGATGGACGGGCTGAtgtcagaggaggaggtgaaagaTGGGAAAGACAAAGTCTGCGAGGAGATCAATGCACAGGTGAAAGAAGAGGAGCTGGACCATCACATAGGGGACAAGAATGAGTCAGAGAAAGAAGCAGCACAAATCATAGAAACTGACAACCCACAAAAATAA
- the LOC122975459 gene encoding calcitonin gene-related peptide 2: MYHLKVPVLLLMLLVLLRCVTTAPSRRYFNPSSSSEQESALPDSEGWLAPGLISNPFLGLMGTRPQRGLTAMDSHHIEKRKCNTATCVTQRLADFLVRSSNTIGTVYAPTNVGSATYGKRDLLLPPSYQPL; encoded by the exons ATGTATCACCTGAAGGTGCCTGTGCTCCTCCTCATGCTGCTTGTGTTGCTGCGCTGTGTCACCACTGCCCCAAGCCGCAG GTACTTCAATCCCAGCTCATCCAGCGAGCAGGAAAGTGCCCTCCCAGACAGTGAAGGCTGGTTAGCTCCCGGGCTCATCTCCAACCCATTCCTCGGCCTCATGGGTACACGGCCGCAGAGGGGGCTCACAGCTATGGACAG cCACCACATAGAGAAGAGGAAGTGCAATACAGCCACCTGTGTCACCCAGAGGCTAGCAGACTTTCTGGTCCGCTCCAGTAACACAATCGGTACTGTCTATGCTCCAACCAATGTGGGATCTGCCACTTACGGCAAGAGGGACCTGCTGCTGCCTCCCAGCTACCAGCCTCTCTAG